The Rhododendron vialii isolate Sample 1 chromosome 6a, ASM3025357v1 genome includes a window with the following:
- the LOC131331233 gene encoding NAC domain-containing protein 68-like: MGDPNENPKLPPGCRFYPSEEQLLCYYLTHKNNTSNDRRLELFGDVINEVDLYNYNPFDLPDSTCFRFGQGGRKRHWYCYVAARVLSSGGGGRRRAGGGYWKRRGGVRDVVGGKKVVVGTRRSFVFYLGGDEKKNNAVRTDWVMYEYALVGTHKDSFFLCRVFVRSCSRNNGSEHVVSSCGEGSVATVRHIGIQHNGAITSGIGEGIVHDDDSVDKNNEVLTGSVGAGVAGALSSVQVPPSIQPDEPVTASGLTSGASVFIGCFAAHLLRSILEEDYIELDDLACPLSDIDIT, encoded by the exons ATGGGAGACCCCAACGAGAATCCAAAACTTCCCCCGGGTTGCCGATTCTACCCCTCGGAGGAACAACTCCTCTGCTACTACCTCACACACAAAAACAACACCAGCAATGATCGCCGATTGGAATTGTTCGGTGACGTGATTAACGAAGTGGATCTTTACAATTACAACCCGTTCGATCTGCCCGATTCGACGTGCTTCCGGTTCGGGCAAGGGGGGAGGAAGAGGCACTGGTACTGTTACGTggcggctagggttttgagtAGCGGTGGTGGGGGGAGGAGGAGGGCGGGGGGAGGGTACTGGAAGAGGAGGGGAGGGGTTAGGGATGTGGTGGGTGGGAAGAAGGTCGTGGTGGGGACGAGGAGGAGCTTTGTGTTCTACTTGGGGGGTGATGAGAAGAAGAACAACGCTGTCCGCACGGACTGGGTTATGTACGAGTATGCCCTAGTTGGTACTCATAAG GATTCTTTCTTCTTGTGCCGAGTATTTGTCAGATCTTGCTCTCGAAATAATGGTTCGGAGCATGTTGTCAGTTCATGCGGTGAAGGAAGTGTTGCCACTGTACGTCACATAGGCATTCAGCACAATGGAGCCATCACCTCTGGCATTGGTGAAGGTATTGTGCATGATGACGACTCTGTTGATAAGAACAATGAGGTTTTGACAGGAAGTGTTGGTGCTGGTGTGGCAGGGGCCCTTTCCAGTGTTCAAGTTCCCCCGAGCATACAGCCAGATGAGCCG GTGACAGCATCTGGGCTTACCAGTGGTGCTTCCGTGTTTATTGGCTGTTTTGCTGCTCATCTCTTGAGGTCCATTCTAGAAGAAGActatatagaattggatgatcttgcatGCCCACTTTCAGATATTGATATCACATGA